The Streptomyces uncialis genomic interval GGCTGCTGGGGCGCGCCGGATGGTGGGCGGCCCACGGCGACCGTGCCGGGTCCGACCCCGCCGCCCTCGGCAAGGCGCTCGCCGACGACCCCCGCCTCCTCGAACACCTCCCCGTCAGCGCGCTGCCCGAGCGGCTGGGACGCCCCCTGCCGTCATGGGCGGACGTCTGGTCCTCGGCTGCCCCGGACCGGACCCCCTGGGCCGACGGACGAGTCCCGCTCCTCGCCGTCGGCGGCACCCGTGACCCGTTCGCCGCCGACACGCTCGCCCTCTGGCGGAAGTGGGGCGGTCCCGCACGACTCGTCCTCGGCCCCTGGGGCCACGGGCTCACCGCGGAACCCGCGCCCGAGGCCCGGCCCGGCCACCGGACCGACCTGGGAAGGCTCTACGTCCGCTGGGCCCGGGCCGCCCTCGCCCCGACCGGACGGCCCGGCGCGCACGGCGCGGTGGCCCTCGGAGGCAGCGAGCACTGGTACCCGGTCACCCCGCAGGACACCGCCCCGGACACCGGAACCGCCCTGCCCTTCGTCAGCAGCGGCAGCGGTACCGGGCCACGGCTGCTGCGCGGCCGGGACTTCACCGCCGACCCCGCCCACCCCATGCGCTCCGACCGGCTCGACACGGACCCCCGTGCCCACCCCGACCGGGCGCTCCTGCTCACCCCGCCGCTGCCCCGCCCCCTGGACCTCCTCGGCATCGCGTGCGCCCGGCTGCGGGTCGCGGCGGACACCCCGGCCGCCGACTGGTTCGTGCGGCTCGTCGCGCTCGACCCGCGTGGCCGCGCCGAGCCCCTCGCCCTCGGCACCGCGCGCCGCACCGATCCTCCCGGCACACCCGTCACGTTCACCGTCCCGCTCGGCTTCCTCGCCCGCCGCCTCGGCGCGGGCACCCGGCTGCGGGTCGAGATCGGCGGACACCACTTCCCCGCCCACGCCCGCAACCCGCACACCGGCGACGACCCGACGACCGCCACCCGGCTGCGCCCCTCCCGGCGCACCCTGCACACCGACGGCAGCGCCCTGCTGCTACCCGTCCGCACCGGCCGCCGCCCCCTCACCGACCCCCTCCAGGAGATATGCACGTGACCACCGCCCCGCTGTCCCTGGACCAACTCGTGGACCCGGTCTGCGGAATCGTCCGCTCGGTCGCCCCCGTGCCCCATCCGACCGGCGCGCCACCCCGCTACACCGCGATGACCGCCGAGGTCGCGGACGCGCGCCGGTTCGGGCTCTGGCCCGCCGACCGGGTCTCGCTGGGCACCACCTTCGGTGACCCGGAGGGCGCTCGGACCGCCGCCGTCGCCGAAGCGGTGGAACGCTACTGCGGCAACCGGCTGCCACCCCCCGGCCATCCATCCGCCCCGCGCCGGGCCACGGCCGCCGAACTGCGCGCCGAGGGCCGCACGGTGTACGGACCGGGGGACCTGCCCGCCTACGCCCCCTGGCAGTACGCCCGCCCCGGCTTCCCCTACCGGCCCCTCACCGACGACACCCCCGCCCTTTGGGCACGTGGCGACGAAGCCGGTACGGAAGTGTGGGCGCCGGTCGCGCTGACCCACCTCAACTGGCGCCAGGGCGCCCTGCGGGACCTCCCGCGCACCCATCACCTCAACTACGCGGGCATCGCCACCGGCCAGGGATTCGACGACGCCGTGGAACGCGGGCTGCTCGAAGTGGTGGAGCGGGACGCCCTGGAGGTGTGGTGGCGGCTCGACGGGCCCACCCGGGGCATCGACCTCGCGAGCGTCCCCGGCCTGGAGCGGGAACTCGCGGGCGGCGGACTGGAGATCAGCGCTGTCGAGATGCCCTCCGAGTTCGCGCCGTGCGTCGCCGCGCTGGCGTACGACCCCGTCCGCGATCTGTACGCGGCGGGCTTCGCCTGCCGCTACGACCCCGCCGAAGCGGTACGCAAGGCCGTCCTGGAAGCCGTGCACACCTGGGTGTTCACCCTCGGCACCCTCGACCCCGACGGCTGGGTGTTCCGCGCGGTCGACGCCGGGACCCTGGCCCGCGGTCTGTACCTGGAACACCGCGCCGACCGCCGCTACCTCGACGACTGCGGACCCGAGTTCGCGTCCGTACGGGACCTCGGCGCCCATGTACAGGTGTGGCTCGACCCCCGGACGGCGCCCCTGGCCCGCCGCTTCACCCACCCCGCGCTCGGCACGGTCCCGGTGCACGACATCGCCCCCGGCAGCCGGACGCGTCTCGACGCGCGCCTCGCCGAGGGCGGCCACCGGACGGTCACCCTCGACCTGACCACCGAGGACATCGCCGAGACGGAACTCAGGGTCGCCCGGGTCCTCGTCTCCGGACTCGTCCCCAACGCCCCGGCCGCCTTCGGGTACCTCGGCTGCCCCCGCCTCGCCGACGCGGCCGAGGCACGCGGCTGGCGCTCCCGACCACCGCGCGGACCGGGCGACTTCACCCTCGTCCCGCCTCCGCACATGTGAGCCCGGCATGCCCACCCTGATATCCGACGCGCTCGCGCGGGCCCGCTCCTCGGCCGTCCCCGGACCGGACCTCCGGCCCCCCGCCCACCGCCGAGCCCCTGGAGTCCTGGTGGCCGTACCCGCCGCACTCGACCGGCTGCTCGCGCGATCCGTCGCCGGGGCCCGGCTGCGGCCCGCCGCGTCCGCCGGAGCCCTGCACCCCGTCGATGTGCTCCTGCTGATGGGCGCGGGCAGCGGGGTGCGTCCCGGCCGCTATCTGTACCGGCCCGCCGAACACCGGCTCCAGCGGGTCGCCGCCGCGCCCGTCCCCGCCCCGCCCGGGGTGTTCGCCGTGCTCCACGCGCGGGCGGAACGCACCGTCGCCCACTACCGGCACCGCGGCTGGCCGCTGGTCCTGCTGGACACCGGGCACACGGTGGCCGCCCTCGTGGCGGCCGGCGCACCGGCGTTCACCCTCGACCTGGACGGTCGCGTGCTGCTGCCCCGCACGGCGACGGGCCGTGCCACGGCTGTCGGCCTCTCGACGGGCCGCCCCGCGACCGGCTGTGCTACGGCTGTCGGCCCCTCGACGGACCACCCTTCGACGGACCGCCCCGC includes:
- a CDS encoding CocE/NonD family hydrolase, producing the protein MSVQVPVPGAALATDVRLPAGAGPFPAVVLRTPYDRRGHRGEARAWAAHGFAAVVQDVRGRHASGGDWHPYRYEAGDGADTLRWIRAQPWSDGRVIAVGASYAAYCALVTAVPGAEPAPPATTGAPAPAASVPRPAAAPDGVIAAVPAVGPAAVAREPSGVERLLGRAGWWAAHGDRAGSDPAALGKALADDPRLLEHLPVSALPERLGRPLPSWADVWSSAAPDRTPWADGRVPLLAVGGTRDPFAADTLALWRKWGGPARLVLGPWGHGLTAEPAPEARPGHRTDLGRLYVRWARAALAPTGRPGAHGAVALGGSEHWYPVTPQDTAPDTGTALPFVSSGSGTGPRLLRGRDFTADPAHPMRSDRLDTDPRAHPDRALLLTPPLPRPLDLLGIACARLRVAADTPAADWFVRLVALDPRGRAEPLALGTARRTDPPGTPVTFTVPLGFLARRLGAGTRLRVEIGGHHFPAHARNPHTGDDPTTATRLRPSRRTLHTDGSALLLPVRTGRRPLTDPLQEICT
- a CDS encoding YcaO-like family protein; its protein translation is MTTAPLSLDQLVDPVCGIVRSVAPVPHPTGAPPRYTAMTAEVADARRFGLWPADRVSLGTTFGDPEGARTAAVAEAVERYCGNRLPPPGHPSAPRRATAAELRAEGRTVYGPGDLPAYAPWQYARPGFPYRPLTDDTPALWARGDEAGTEVWAPVALTHLNWRQGALRDLPRTHHLNYAGIATGQGFDDAVERGLLEVVERDALEVWWRLDGPTRGIDLASVPGLERELAGGGLEISAVEMPSEFAPCVAALAYDPVRDLYAAGFACRYDPAEAVRKAVLEAVHTWVFTLGTLDPDGWVFRAVDAGTLARGLYLEHRADRRYLDDCGPEFASVRDLGAHVQVWLDPRTAPLARRFTHPALGTVPVHDIAPGSRTRLDARLAEGGHRTVTLDLTTEDIAETELRVARVLVSGLVPNAPAAFGYLGCPRLADAAEARGWRSRPPRGPGDFTLVPPPHM